CGTGGTTGATGCCGCGCTCGATCTCGACCTGGCTCACGCTGGCGTTGGCCAGCTGACGCGCGACCAGGGTGCGGATCTTCATGTCTTCCTGGAGCAGCGTGGCGTAGTCGCGATCGGCGTACCACTTCGCCAGCCACGGCTTGTTGATGCCCAGCCGAAAGCCGTACGGATGCACCTTGTGACCCATCAGACGTCCCCTCCATCGGCGACCGATACGCTGATGTGGCTGGTGCGCTTGAGGATCTGGAAGGCGCGGCCCTGGGCGCGGGGTCGGATGCGTTTCAGCGTCGGTCCCTCGTTGGCGACCGCGGACACCACGCGCAGCTCGTCCGCGGTCAGGTTGAAGTTGTTCTCCGCATTGGCGGTCGCGCTGCGCAGGACCTTGGCCACGTCGCGTGCCGCGGCGTTGGGCAGGAAGCGGAGGATGGCCGCCGCTTCCTCGACCGGGCGGCCGACGATCAGGTCAGCCACCAGGCGGACCTTGCGGGGGCTGATCCGGACGTACTTGGCAGTGGCGGTCACACGCATCGGTCCAGTCCTACTTCAGCGCCGATGAGCGTTCGGTGTGCCGCCCGTGCCCGCGGAAGTGGCGGGTCGGGGCGAACTCGCCCAGGCGGTGGCCGACCATGTTCTCGGTCACGAAGACCGGGACGTGGCGGCGACCGTCGTGGACCGCGATGGTGTGGCCGATCATGGCCGGGAAGATCACCGACGCCCGCGACCAGGTTTTGAGGACCTTCTGTTCCTTGCGCTTGTTCATCTCCTCGATGCGGCCCAGCAGGCGGGCATCGACGAAGGGTCCCTTTTTCACGGAACGGCTCATCGCGTCTCCTTACCCGCGTCCGTAGCGACGGCGCACGATCAGCCGATCGCTGGCCTGGTGCTTGCGGGTCCGCAGGCCCATGGCGGGCTTGCCCCACGGCGTCTTGGGCGGCATGCCGATGGGTGACTTGCCCTCTCCGCCGCCGTGCGGGTGGTCGTTGGGGTTCATGACCACGCCTCGCACTGACGGCCGGCGGCCAAGATGCCGGCTCCGGCCGGCCTTGCCGATCTTCTGGTTCTCGTGCTCGAGGTTGCTGACCTGGCCCACGGTTGCCGTGCAGTTGGCCCGCACCCGTCGGACCTCCCCCGATGGCAACCGGATGGTGGCCAACTCCCCCTCCTTGGCCAGCAGCTGTGCCGCGCCCCCCGCGCTGCGCACGATCTGACCTCCGCGGCCCGCAACCAGCTCCACGTTGTGGATCTGCGTGCCCAGCGGGATCTTGGACAGCGGCAACGCGTTGCCCACCCGCGCCTCGGCCTCGGGGCCGGACGTGACCTCGTCCCCCACCTGCAGGCCGTTGGGCAGCAGCATGTAGCGCTTGTCACCATCGGCGTAGTGGAGCAGGGCGATCCGGGCCGACCGGTTCGGGTCGTACTCGATGGTCGCGATCCGGGCGGGAACGCCGTGCTTGTCGCGCCGCCAGTCGATGACCCGATACAACCGCTTGTGACCGCCACCCTGGTGGCGGACCGTGAGCTTGCCCTGGCTGTTGCGCCCGGCGCTGGAGCCGAGACGCTCGGTGAGCGGCTTGTGTGGCCGATCGGTCGTGACCTCCGCGAAGTCCGAGCGCGTCATCTGGCGCAGGGACGGCGTGTTGGGTCGGTAGCTGCGAAGCGGCATGGCTATACGACCTCGAACAGCTCGATCTTGTCGCCGGCAGCGATGGTCACCACCGCCTTGCGCCAGCCGCTGGTCATGCCCTTGGTCCGTCGCCCCCGGCTCTTCTGCTTGGGGTGCACGGTCTGCACCCGCACGCCCAGCACGGTGACCTTGAACTCGGCCTCCACCGCGGCCTTGATCTGGAGCTTGTTGGAGTCCTGCCGCACCGCGAACGTGTAGTTGTTGCGCTCGATCTCGGCCACCGACTTCTCGCTGACCACGGGACGCAGCAGAACGTCGTGGATGGTGCGCGCGCTCATGCGAACACCGCCTCGGCGCGGGCGACACCGTCGCGGGTGAACACGATCGTGTCGGCCTCCAGCAGGTCGACCACGTTCAAGCTGTCGGCCAGGATAATGCGGACCTCGCGCAGGTTGGCCGCGGAGCGCTCCACGTTCTCGTCGCGGGCGGCGAGGACCAGCAGGACCCGGCCCTGCACATCCCACGCCGCCAGGCGCTCGACCAGGGCCTTGGTCTGGATCTTGTCCAGGCCGATGCCCTCGACCACCTTGACCGCGCCATCGGCGACCTTGGCGCTCAGGGCTCCGCGGAGGGCCGCGCGCCGGACTTTGTCATTGACCTTCACCGCGTAGTCACGCGGGTGCGGGCCGAAGACCACGCCGCCACCGCGCCACTGCGGCGACGTGCGACTGCCCTGGCGCGCGCGGCCGGTGCCCTTCTGGCGCCATGGCTTGCGGCCGCCGCCGCGGACCTGGGCCCGCGTCAATGTGTCCGCGGTGCCGACCCGGCGCGCGTCCAGCTGGGCCATGGCGGCCTGGTGGATGAGCGCGCCGCGGACCGGCGCGCCGAACAGGGTGTCCGCCAGCTCGATCGAGCCCTTCTTGGTGCCCTTGGCGGTGAGGACCGGCGTGCTGGCCACGACTACTCCGCCTTCCGAATCAGCAACATGGCGTTGCGGGCGCCGGGCACCGCCCCCCGGACCAGCAGCAATTGCCGGTCGGGGTCGACCCGGACCACCTGGAGCTTCTGGACGGTGATTCGGCGGTCGCCCAGGTGGCCGCTCATCTTCATCCCCTTGTATACGCGGCCCGGGGTCGTCCCGGCCCCGATCGAGCCCGGCTGGCGGGTGTTGGTCGAGCCGTGGGTCACCGGTCCGCGGTGGAAGTGGTGGCGCTTGATGGTGCCCGCGAATCCACGGCCTTTGCTGACCCCGGTCACGTCCACCAGGTCGCCGGCCGCGAACAGGGTCACGTCGAGGGACTGCCCCGTCTCGAAACCCTCGGTCGAGTCCACCCGGAACTCGCGCATGACGCGTGGCCGGGGAGCGTCCTTGGGCAGCTCGGGCAACTGGCCGGCCACCGGGCGGGTGACACGTCGGGCCACCCCGGCGCCGACCTGGACCGCCGCGTAGCCGTCGCGCTCGACGCTGCGGAGCCGGGTCACCGTGTTCGGGGCAGCGGCAATGACGCTCACGGGGACGACGCTGCCGTCCTCGGCGAAGAGCCGCATCATGCCGAGCTTGCGCCCGATCAGCCCGATTGCCATCACATCTTGATCTCGATGTCGACGCCCGCCGCCAGCGAGAGCCGCATCAGCGCATCGACCGTCTTCGACGAGGGATCGATGATGTCGATCAGCCGCTTGTGGGTTCGAATCTCGAACTGCTCCCGTCCGTCCTTGTGGATGAACGGGCCGCGGATGACCGTGAACTTCTCGATCCGCGTCGGCAGCGGAACAGGGCCGACGATCTCGGCGCCCGTCCGCTGGGCCGTCTCCACGATCTGCTCCGCCGACTGGTCGAGCAGCTTGTGGTCGTAGGCCCGAAGCCGGATGCGAATGCGTTGCTTGGCCATCGGCGGCTACGCGGGAAGCGCCGTGATGACGCCCGCGCCCACCGTGTGGCCGCCCTCGCGAATCGCGAAGCGCTGGCCCTGCTCGATGGCGATGGGCGTGATGAGCTCGACGTCGATGTTCACGTTGTCGCCGGGCATGATCATCTCGACCCCGGTCGGTAGCTCAATCGAGCCGGTGACGTCGGTCGTGCGCAGGTAGAACTGCGGCCGATACCCGGTATAGAACGGCGTGTGGCGTCCACCCTCGTCCTTGCTCAGGACGTACACCTCGGCCTTGAACTTGGTGCCCGGCTTGATGCTCCCAGGCTTTGCCAGCACCTGGCCGCGCTCGATCTCCTCGCGCTCGACGCCGCGGAGCAGGATGCCCACGTTGTCGCCGGCCTGGCCTTCGTCGAGGGTCTTGTTGAACATCTCGACTCCGGTCACCACCAGCTGGCGGGCCTTGGCGTGGACGCCGACCTGCTCGATCGTCTCGCCCACCTTGACCTGGCCGCGCTCGATGCGCCCGGTGGCGACCGTGCCACGGCCCTTGATCCCGAACACGTCCTCGACCGGCATCAGGAATGGCTTGTCCGTCTCCCGGGTCGGGGTCGGGATGTACGTGTCCACGGCCTCCATCAGCTGCTTGATGCTGGCGTAGTCCTCGGACTCCGGGTCGTCGCTCTTGGACTCCAGGGCCTTAAGCGCGGAGCCGCGGATGACGGGGATGTCGTCGCCGGGGAACTGGTACTTGCTGAGGAGCTCGCGCACCTCCATCTCGACCAGGTCGATGAGCATCTCGTCGTCGACCATGTCCACCTTGTTGAGGTAGACCACGATCGACGGAACCTCGACCTGGCGGGCCAGGAGGATGTGCTCACGGGTCTGGGGCATGGGGCCGTCGGCGGCGGACACGACCAGGATGGCGCCGTCCATCTGGGCCGCGCCGGTGATCATGTTCTTGATGTAGTCCGCGTGGCCGGGGCAGTCGACGTGGGCATAGTGGCGCGCGTCGGTCTGGTACTCGACGTGGGCGATCGCGATCGTGATGCCGCGGGCCCGCTCCTCCGGAGCGTTGTCGATCGAGTCGAAGGCGCGGAAGCTGGCCCCGCCCTTGAGGGCCAGGTACTTCGTGATGGCAGCCGTCAGCGTGGTCTTGCCATGGTCGACATGACCGATGGTTCCGACGTTGACGTGCGGCTTGGTGCGGTCGAACTTCTGCTTGGCCATGGTGCTTGCTTTTCGTTCCTCCTGGGTGTCTAGCTCTTCGACTTGGCGATCAACTCGTTGGCAATGGATGACGGTACTTCGGCGTACCGGGCGAACTCCATCGAATAGGTGGCGCGGCCCTGGGTCATGGACCGCAGGTCAGTGGCGTAGCCGAACATCTCGGCCAGCGGAACGTGGGCGGCGATGACCCGCGAGGTCCCCCGCTCCTCGATGCTGTCCACCGAGCCGCGGCGGGCGTTGAGGTTGCCTATGACGTCCCCCATGAAGTTCTCGGGGGTAACCACCTCGACCCGCATGACCGGCTCCAGGATGACCGGATCCGCCTTGGCGACGGCGGCCTTGGCGGCCAGCGAGCCGGCGATCTTGAACGCCATCTCGGACGAGTCGACCTCGTGGAACGAGCCGTCGATGAGCGTCGCCTTGGCGTCGATCAGCGGATAGCCGGCCAGCACGCCCCCGGCCAGGGCGTCGCGGATGCCCTCCTCGACCGCCTTCCAGAACTCGCGCGGGATGGCACCGCCCACGATTTTGGACTCGAAGACGTAGCCGCTTCCCCGCTCCAGTGGCTCGAGGGTGATGACCGCGTGGCCGTACTGGCCCTTGCCCCCGGTCTGGCGCACGAGCCGTCCCTCGGCCTTGGCAGCCTTGCGGATCGCCTCGCGGTACGAGACCTGCGGCCGGCCGACGTTGGCCTGGACCTTGAACTCGCGCAGCATGCGGTCGACGATGACCTCCAGGTGCAGCTCGCCCATTCCCGCGATCCGGGTCTGGGACGACTCCTGGTCGGTGCTGACCCGGAAGGTCGGGTCCTCCTCCGCCAGCCGATGCAGGGCGAGCGCCATCTTGTCCTGGTCGGCCTTGGTCTTGGGCTCCACCGCCAGCTCGATGACCGGCTCGGGGAAGGTGATGGCCTCCAGCACGATGGGGTGCGCCTCATCTGTCAGGGTGTCGCCGGTGAAGGTGTTCTTCAAGCCCACCGCCGCGGCGATCTCGCCGGCGCTGACCGCGTCGACCTCCTCACGGTGGTTGGCGTGGAGCTGGACCAGGCGCCCGACCCGCTCCTTGTGGCCCTTGGTCGAGTTGTAGACGTACGAGCCGCTCTTCAGCGTCCCGCTGTAAACCCGGAAGAAGGCGAGCTTGCCGACGAACGGGTCGGCGGCGATCTTGAAGGCCAGGGCCGCAAACGGCTCGTCCGGATCGGTATGCCGAACCACCTGCTCATGCGTGCGTGGATCGGTCCCGGTCACCGGCGGCACGTCCAGCGGGCTGGGCAGATAGTCGACGACCGCGTCGAGCATGGGCTGGATGCCCTTGTTCTTGAGCGCCGACCCACACAGGACCGGCACGATCCGATACGCGAGCGTGCCCGCGCGCAGCGCGCGGCGGAGCTGATCGGCATCCACCGGCTCGCCCTCGAGGAACTTGTGGGCGATGTCGTCGTCGAGGTCAGCGAGGGCTTCGACCATCTTGTCGTGCCAGGTGGCGGCCTCCTCGGCCAGGTCAGCCGGGATCGGCCCGGTCTCGCCGGGGTCGTCCACGTCGTTGCCGTAGGTGATGGCCTTCATGGAAACCAGGTCGATGACTCCGCGGAACGCCGACTCGGTGCCGATGGGCAGCTGGATCGGGACGGCCGTGGCGCCCAGCCGGTCGCGGATCATGTCCACCACCCGCCAGAAATCGGCTCCGGTGCGGTCGAGCTTGTTCACGAAGCAGAAGCGCGGGATGCCGTACTTATCCGCCTGGCGCCACACGGTCTCGGACTGGGGCTCCACGCCGGCCACGCCGTCGAAGACGACGACCGCGCCATCGAGCACCCGCAGGCTGCGCTCGACCTCCACCGTGAAATCCACGTGGCCGGGCGTGTCGATAAGGTTGATGCGGTGATCGCCCCAGAAGCATGTCGTGGCCGCGGCGGTGATCGTGATGCCGCGCTCCTGCTCCTGCTCCATCCAGTCCATGGTGGCCGCGCCCTCATGGACCTCGCCGATCTTGTAGATCTTCTTGGTGTAGAACAGGATCCGCTCGGACACGGTCGTCTTGCCCGCGTCGATGTGGGCGATGATCCCGATGTTTCGGGTGCGCTCCAGCGGATACTCGGTCGCCATCTCAGTCCCCAATCGTCGCGGGGCGGTTGCGACTACCACCGGAAGTGGCTGAAGGCCTTGTTGGCCTCCGCCATGCGGTGGGTGTCCTCCCGGCGCTTGACGGCAGCGCCGAGCCCATTCGAGGCGTCGATCAGCTCGGCCGCCAGCTTCTCACCCATGCTGCGGCCATTCCGCTTGCGGGCGGCTTCGATGATCCAGCGCATACCAAGCGAAACGCGCCGATCGGCGCGTACTTCGACGGGGATCTGGTAGGTCGAGCCCCCCACCCGCTTTGGCTTGACCTCGATCAGCGGCATGGCGTTGCGCATGGCGTGCTCGAGGACCTCGATCCCCGAGCGTCCGGCCTGGCTTTCGGCGCGCGCGAGCGCGTCCTCCAGGATGCGAGATGCCAGCTGACGCTTGCCGCCGTGCATCAGCTTGTTCGTGAACTGGTCCATGGTCAGCGCGCTGCCGACCAGCTGCTCGTCGTACTTCGCCTTGCGGGCGACCGTGGGGCGGCGCGGCATCGCCTACGCCTTCCCCGCCGACTTGGCGCCGTACTTGGAACGGCTCTGCCGCCGGTCGCGCACCCCGGCCGCGTCGAGCGGGCCGCGGATGATGTGGTACTTCACCGCCGGCAGGTCCGGCACCCGGCCGCCGCGGACGAGCACCACCGAGTGCTCCTGGAGGTTGTGGCCGACGCCCGGGATGTAAGCAGTCACCTCCATCCCGTTTGTCAGGCGTACGCGGGCGACCTTTCGCAGCGCTGAGTTCGGCTTCTTGGGCGTGCGGGTCATGACGGACAGGCAGACACCCCGCCGTTGGGGCGCGCCGCGCCCTTCGGAGGCGGTCTGGGTCAGGTTGTTGAACGTCCGCCGCAGGGCGGGCGCCTTGACCTTCTTGCGTACTGGCTTTCGGCCCTTGCGGACCAGCTGGTTGATGGTCGGCAACCGATACCTCTCGGACCTGCATTGATGACTGGTGGACAGGCTCCGCATCGGTCCCGTCGCGCCCTGGTCGGGGCACGGACCGAGAGGGTCAGACCCTCTTGGCGGAACACACACGAACGGCGTCCCGCGGTGCGGGACACCGACCTCGGAGTATAGGTTCAGCGCGCTCGGAGTGTCAATCGAGGCCCGCGTGGGCGGTTATCCCCGGACTAGACCTTCTCGCCCTCGCTGAGGACCTCGAAGACCTCTTCCTCGACGACCGCCTCGATGGCCGGATTGTCGCCGGCGTCCATAAGCTCGGCGACGGTCTCGGCCGCTTCCTCGGCTGCCGCCTCGGCCTCCGCGGGCTCGATCACGCCGTCGGCATCGGCATCGGCATCGCCGGTCAGGAAGGTCATGGCCGCCTCGCGCTCGCGAATGGCCTCGACGTCCTCCGGCGACAGCTCCTTGGCCCGCAGAGCCTCCGCCCGCGCCAGGGCGCCGGTGCCCGCCGGGATGAGCTTGCCGATGATGACGTTCTCCTTGAGCCCGATGAGGTGGTCCTTGGCGCCCTGGATGGCCGCCTCGGTGAGCACCCGGGTCGTCTCCTGGAACGACGCCGCGGCCAGGAACGAGCTGGTGTTGAGCGACGCCTTGGTCACGCCCAGCAGCACGGTCTGTGCGGTGGCCGGCTCCCCGCCCTCGGCCAGGATCCGGTTGTTCGTCTCCTCGAACTCGAAGCGGTCGATCATCTCCGACGGCAGCAGCTCGGTGTCCCCCGGGTTGTCGACCGTCACCTTGCGCAGCATCTGGCGCACGATGATCTCCACGTGCTTGTCGTTGATCGCCACGCCCTGGGATCGGTACACTTTCTGCACCTCGGTCACCAGGAAGCGCTGGACCGCGTCGACGCCCTTGATCTGGAGCAGGTCCTTGGGGTTCAGCGGGCCCTCGGTCAGCGGCTGGCCGGCGACGACTTCGCCCCCCGTCTCGGCCCGCAGGCGGGCTGAGTGCGGGACCTGGTATTCGCGCCGGTCGACCTCCTCGGAGCGGATGGTCACGTTGCGACCCTTGCGGGCCACGACCCCGGCGGTGGGTGACTTGACCGGGTGGGTCTCGCCGCCCACCTCGAGCTGGGCCAGAAGCTGATCCTCGATCACCTCGTCACCGTTCTCGACCAGGATCTCGTGCTTGGCGGTGAGCTTGATGGGGGTGTCGAACGCCTCGCGCCGCTCCACCACCACGCTGACCGGCTGATCTGGACCGCCACGCTGGACCTCGACCCGGCCGTCGATCTCGCTGACGATGGCCTGGCCCTTGGGGATCCGGGCCTCGAACAGCTCCTCGACCCGCGGCAGGCCCTGGGTGATGTCCTCGCCGGCCACGCCGCCGGTGTGGAACGTGCGCATCGTGAGCTGGGTGCCCGGCTCGCCGATCGACTGGGCGGCGATGATGCCCACCGCCTGGCCCAGCAGAACCAGCTGGCCTGACGCCAGGTTGCGGCCGTAGCACATCCGGCAC
This Chloroflexota bacterium DNA region includes the following protein-coding sequences:
- the rpsC gene encoding 30S ribosomal protein S3 (forms a complex with S10 and S14; binds the lower part of the 30S subunit head and the mRNA in the complete ribosome to position it for translation), whose protein sequence is MGHKVHPYGFRLGINKPWLAKWYADRDYATLLQEDMKIRTLVARQLANASVSQVEIERGINH
- the rplV gene encoding 50S ribosomal protein L22 → MRVTATAKYVRISPRKVRLVADLIVGRPVEEAAAILRFLPNAAARDVAKVLRSATANAENNFNLTADELRVVSAVANEGPTLKRIRPRAQGRAFQILKRTSHISVSVADGGDV
- the rpsS gene encoding 30S ribosomal protein S19, whose translation is MSRSVKKGPFVDARLLGRIEEMNKRKEQKVLKTWSRASVIFPAMIGHTIAVHDGRRHVPVFVTENMVGHRLGEFAPTRHFRGHGRHTERSSALK
- the rplB gene encoding 50S ribosomal protein L2, translating into MPLRSYRPNTPSLRQMTRSDFAEVTTDRPHKPLTERLGSSAGRNSQGKLTVRHQGGGHKRLYRVIDWRRDKHGVPARIATIEYDPNRSARIALLHYADGDKRYMLLPNGLQVGDEVTSGPEAEARVGNALPLSKIPLGTQIHNVELVAGRGGQIVRSAGGAAQLLAKEGELATIRLPSGEVRRVRANCTATVGQVSNLEHENQKIGKAGRSRHLGRRPSVRGVVMNPNDHPHGGGEGKSPIGMPPKTPWGKPAMGLRTRKHQASDRLIVRRRYGRG
- the rplW gene encoding 50S ribosomal protein L23, translated to MSARTIHDVLLRPVVSEKSVAEIERNNYTFAVRQDSNKLQIKAAVEAEFKVTVLGVRVQTVHPKQKSRGRRTKGMTSGWRKAVVTIAAGDKIELFEVV
- the rplD gene encoding 50S ribosomal protein L4, with the translated sequence MASTPVLTAKGTKKGSIELADTLFGAPVRGALIHQAAMAQLDARRVGTADTLTRAQVRGGGRKPWRQKGTGRARQGSRTSPQWRGGGVVFGPHPRDYAVKVNDKVRRAALRGALSAKVADGAVKVVEGIGLDKIQTKALVERLAAWDVQGRVLLVLAARDENVERSAANLREVRIILADSLNVVDLLEADTIVFTRDGVARAEAVFA
- the rplC gene encoding 50S ribosomal protein L3 — protein: MAIGLIGRKLGMMRLFAEDGSVVPVSVIAAAPNTVTRLRSVERDGYAAVQVGAGVARRVTRPVAGQLPELPKDAPRPRVMREFRVDSTEGFETGQSLDVTLFAAGDLVDVTGVSKGRGFAGTIKRHHFHRGPVTHGSTNTRQPGSIGAGTTPGRVYKGMKMSGHLGDRRITVQKLQVVRVDPDRQLLLVRGAVPGARNAMLLIRKAE
- the rpsJ gene encoding 30S ribosomal protein S10 — encoded protein: MAKQRIRIRLRAYDHKLLDQSAEQIVETAQRTGAEIVGPVPLPTRIEKFTVIRGPFIHKDGREQFEIRTHKRLIDIIDPSSKTVDALMRLSLAAGVDIEIKM
- the tuf gene encoding elongation factor Tu: MAKQKFDRTKPHVNVGTIGHVDHGKTTLTAAITKYLALKGGASFRAFDSIDNAPEERARGITIAIAHVEYQTDARHYAHVDCPGHADYIKNMITGAAQMDGAILVVSAADGPMPQTREHILLARQVEVPSIVVYLNKVDMVDDEMLIDLVEMEVRELLSKYQFPGDDIPVIRGSALKALESKSDDPESEDYASIKQLMEAVDTYIPTPTRETDKPFLMPVEDVFGIKGRGTVATGRIERGQVKVGETIEQVGVHAKARQLVVTGVEMFNKTLDEGQAGDNVGILLRGVEREEIERGQVLAKPGSIKPGTKFKAEVYVLSKDEGGRHTPFYTGYRPQFYLRTTDVTGSIELPTGVEMIMPGDNVNIDVELITPIAIEQGQRFAIREGGHTVGAGVITALPA
- the fusA gene encoding elongation factor G, producing MATEYPLERTRNIGIIAHIDAGKTTVSERILFYTKKIYKIGEVHEGAATMDWMEQEQERGITITAAATTCFWGDHRINLIDTPGHVDFTVEVERSLRVLDGAVVVFDGVAGVEPQSETVWRQADKYGIPRFCFVNKLDRTGADFWRVVDMIRDRLGATAVPIQLPIGTESAFRGVIDLVSMKAITYGNDVDDPGETGPIPADLAEEAATWHDKMVEALADLDDDIAHKFLEGEPVDADQLRRALRAGTLAYRIVPVLCGSALKNKGIQPMLDAVVDYLPSPLDVPPVTGTDPRTHEQVVRHTDPDEPFAALAFKIAADPFVGKLAFFRVYSGTLKSGSYVYNSTKGHKERVGRLVQLHANHREEVDAVSAGEIAAAVGLKNTFTGDTLTDEAHPIVLEAITFPEPVIELAVEPKTKADQDKMALALHRLAEEDPTFRVSTDQESSQTRIAGMGELHLEVIVDRMLREFKVQANVGRPQVSYREAIRKAAKAEGRLVRQTGGKGQYGHAVITLEPLERGSGYVFESKIVGGAIPREFWKAVEEGIRDALAGGVLAGYPLIDAKATLIDGSFHEVDSSEMAFKIAGSLAAKAAVAKADPVILEPVMRVEVVTPENFMGDVIGNLNARRGSVDSIEERGTSRVIAAHVPLAEMFGYATDLRSMTQGRATYSMEFARYAEVPSSIANELIAKSKS
- the rpsG gene encoding 30S ribosomal protein S7; amino-acid sequence: MPRRPTVARKAKYDEQLVGSALTMDQFTNKLMHGGKRQLASRILEDALARAESQAGRSGIEVLEHAMRNAMPLIEVKPKRVGGSTYQIPVEVRADRRVSLGMRWIIEAARKRNGRSMGEKLAAELIDASNGLGAAVKRREDTHRMAEANKAFSHFRW
- the rpsL gene encoding 30S ribosomal protein S12 — its product is MPTINQLVRKGRKPVRKKVKAPALRRTFNNLTQTASEGRGAPQRRGVCLSVMTRTPKKPNSALRKVARVRLTNGMEVTAYIPGVGHNLQEHSVVLVRGGRVPDLPAVKYHIIRGPLDAAGVRDRRQSRSKYGAKSAGKA